Proteins found in one Chloroflexota bacterium genomic segment:
- a CDS encoding rhodanese-like domain-containing protein — MPSNEVDVHEAKKLVEQDEVRVIDVRTQFPFPAMPGAEYVPLEDILARPTEAIPTDKPILFICNVGQTSGVATQMATALGLNQAYNMQGGMEAWEAAGYDTEEPPAGH, encoded by the coding sequence ATGCCTTCCAACGAAGTCGACGTCCACGAGGCCAAGAAGCTGGTCGAGCAGGACGAGGTCCGCGTGATCGACGTTCGGACACAGTTCCCGTTTCCGGCCATGCCCGGGGCGGAGTACGTGCCGCTCGAAGACATCCTGGCGCGTCCAACCGAGGCGATCCCGACCGACAAGCCGATCCTATTCATTTGCAATGTCGGCCAGACCAGCGGAGTCGCCACGCAGATGGCGACCGCCCTGGGTCTGAACCAGGCCTACAACATGCAGGGCGGCATGGAGGCCTGGGAAGCCGCCGGCTACGACACCGAGGAGCCGCCCGCCGGCCACTAG
- a CDS encoding AAA family ATPase, with the protein MNPADLRDRLAEANLPDEAAEALSTRLDDSKTNSASVARAIGLPWTPGHARPLAIAPVQNALESEHFAPPQAVTTVVEHVTAHDAQAAAAQTSHAPLRLLCLHGPNGVGKTAVARSMARALDRPCEVIDLAQLGTAEEIWRRDGQPGALMGAVERAQSAEAVVVLAGLDRAAERWGAQASTLLARLTDPHRRATVVDPFFGVPFDLSRLLLVVTCRWTQSLATDDLSRLDLAEFPGFLIDQKAELARRTLIPAALADHGLTPDALTFDGNALLVLIRSYTDEAGVAHLDELLRRVVRRSLVDRALRGGDQGVIESEHLFDLAGRPPVPERPDRRAQRRGRTAALVVDERGGRHGAVMAVLMPGLGHALVSGQGRISMLDSHGANVSAELAVVTAAIRSRLSDLDVSARFMQEFDMQVHVPASRLADDSGSIGLAVSIAIVSLGRDRPVDPELASTGSLSVDGRIEPTVAIAPKMLAAHRAGVRRILLPRGNERDLDDLPPRIHDDITFIPVDDIAQALHVALR; encoded by the coding sequence TTGAACCCAGCCGACCTGCGGGACCGCCTTGCCGAGGCCAATTTGCCGGACGAGGCGGCTGAAGCCCTGTCCACGCGCTTGGACGATTCCAAGACGAATTCCGCGAGTGTCGCGCGAGCCATCGGTCTGCCGTGGACGCCCGGCCACGCACGACCGCTCGCGATCGCCCCGGTGCAAAACGCCCTGGAGTCCGAGCACTTCGCGCCCCCGCAAGCCGTGACCACCGTTGTCGAGCACGTAACGGCGCACGACGCCCAAGCCGCCGCTGCTCAAACCTCGCACGCTCCGCTGCGACTCCTCTGCCTACACGGACCCAACGGCGTTGGCAAGACAGCCGTCGCGCGATCCATGGCGCGCGCCCTGGACCGTCCCTGCGAGGTCATCGACCTGGCGCAACTCGGCACGGCCGAGGAAATCTGGCGGCGCGACGGCCAGCCGGGCGCGCTCATGGGCGCCGTTGAGCGGGCGCAATCCGCGGAGGCCGTGGTCGTGCTGGCCGGACTCGATCGCGCGGCCGAACGTTGGGGCGCCCAGGCCAGCACGCTCCTGGCGCGGCTGACCGACCCCCACCGCCGCGCCACCGTCGTCGACCCGTTCTTCGGCGTTCCGTTCGACCTGTCGCGCCTTCTCCTGGTTGTGACTTGCCGCTGGACCCAATCGCTCGCGACGGACGACCTGTCGAGACTCGATCTCGCGGAGTTCCCCGGTTTTCTGATCGATCAGAAAGCCGAGTTGGCCCGGCGAACCCTGATTCCCGCGGCACTCGCCGACCATGGGTTGACGCCCGACGCGCTGACGTTTGACGGCAACGCCCTTCTGGTGCTCATCCGGAGCTATACCGACGAGGCTGGCGTCGCTCACCTGGACGAGCTTCTGCGGCGCGTCGTTCGCCGGTCATTGGTCGACCGGGCGCTGCGCGGTGGGGACCAGGGCGTGATTGAGAGCGAGCATCTCTTCGATCTTGCCGGCCGGCCGCCTGTCCCGGAGCGTCCCGACCGCCGCGCGCAGCGCCGCGGTCGTACCGCCGCGCTGGTAGTTGACGAGCGCGGCGGCCGGCATGGCGCCGTGATGGCCGTGCTGATGCCAGGGCTCGGCCATGCGTTGGTTTCGGGGCAGGGTCGAATCTCCATGCTGGACAGTCACGGCGCCAACGTCTCCGCAGAGTTGGCCGTCGTCACGGCGGCCATCCGCTCGCGCCTGTCGGACCTCGACGTGTCGGCGCGCTTCATGCAGGAATTCGACATGCAGGTGCATGTTCCGGCAAGCCGGCTCGCCGATGACTCCGGCTCGATCGGCCTTGCCGTATCCATCGCCATTGTGTCCCTCGGACGCGATCGCCCGGTGGACCCGGAACTCGCCTCCACCGGCAGCCTGTCGGTCGATGGTCGGATCGAGCCCACTGTCGCCATCGCGCCCAAAATGCTCGCGGCCCATCGCGCCGGCGTGCGCCGGATCCTGCTGCCGCGCGGCAACGAACGCGACCTGGACGATCTCCCGCCCCGAATCCACGACGACATCACCTTCATTCCGGTGGACGACATCGCGCAGGCACTGCACGTCGCGCTGCGCTGA
- the moeB gene encoding molybdopterin-synthase adenylyltransferase MoeB, whose protein sequence is MFNVEQVQRYSRHMLLPEVGVAGQMKLLDASVVAIGAGGLGSPVLYYLAAAGVGKLGVVDFDVVDRSNLQRQILHREDRVGLPKTGSAAETLTGLNSDVEVVEHNEPLTSENAMEVLGGYDVIVNGCDNFPTRYLVNDAAYMLGKPVVDGSVLRFEGMSTIFVPGEGCYRCLYPTPPPPEMAPSCSEAGVLGVLPGLVGLIQATETIKVILGTGDTLAGRLLLFDALAMEFRELKLRRDPDCPLCGDSPTVTELIDYEEFCGFAGGDRASQPVEAGVAG, encoded by the coding sequence GTGTTCAACGTCGAGCAGGTTCAGCGATACAGCCGGCACATGCTGCTGCCGGAGGTTGGGGTCGCCGGTCAAATGAAGCTCTTGGACGCCAGCGTCGTCGCCATTGGCGCCGGGGGCCTGGGCTCGCCGGTGCTCTACTACCTGGCCGCCGCCGGCGTGGGCAAGCTCGGCGTGGTGGATTTCGACGTCGTCGACCGCTCCAACTTGCAGCGGCAGATCCTGCACCGCGAGGACCGCGTGGGGCTGCCCAAGACCGGGTCGGCGGCCGAGACGCTCACCGGGCTCAACTCGGACGTGGAAGTGGTCGAGCACAACGAGCCGCTGACCTCCGAAAACGCGATGGAAGTTCTGGGCGGCTACGACGTGATCGTGAACGGCTGCGACAACTTCCCCACCCGCTACCTCGTCAACGACGCCGCCTACATGCTGGGCAAGCCGGTGGTGGACGGCAGCGTGCTGCGGTTCGAGGGGATGTCGACCATCTTCGTGCCGGGCGAAGGTTGCTACCGCTGCCTCTACCCAACGCCGCCGCCACCCGAAATGGCGCCGAGCTGCTCCGAGGCCGGCGTGCTGGGCGTGCTGCCGGGCCTGGTGGGGCTGATCCAGGCGACCGAGACGATCAAGGTGATCCTGGGAACGGGCGACACACTGGCCGGCCGCCTGCTGCTGTTCGACGCGCTGGCCATGGAGTTCCGCGAGCTGAAGCTGCGGCGGGACCCCGACTGCCCGCTGTGCGGCGACTCCCCCACGGTCACCGAGCTGATCGACTACGAGGAGTTCTGCGGCTTCGCCGGCGGCGACCGCGCCTCGCAGCCGGTCGAGGCAGGCGTCGCGGGGTAG